One window of Pleurocapsa minor HA4230-MV1 genomic DNA carries:
- a CDS encoding glycosyltransferase gives MGAIFSLSIWLFLLLFWGNFWRADCRLANSQGLNDYPTVCAVVPARNEVEVIAASLTSLLNQDYAGQFSVVLVDDNSGDRTTEIALSTATQLGKSDRLTVIAGKPLVTGWKGKLWAMHQGIESVSTPANTPDYWLFTDADIQHDLHNLTQLVTKAETEDLDLVSLMVLLRCQSFWEKLLIPAFVFFFQKLYPFAWVNDPKRSMAAAAGGCVLISNEALTKIGGIASIKDALIDDCSLAQAVKSTGKNIYLGLSETTISLRGYDNLKVIWDTIARTAYTQLNYSPLLLAGTVIGMVIIYLIAPISMAWGLVTSNWLGFSISTVTWLLMIWAYLPTIKLYQISPAWAGLLPAIAFLYTLMTIDSALKYYQGQGGAWKGRTYD, from the coding sequence ATGGGTGCTATTTTTTCTTTGAGTATTTGGTTATTTTTATTACTGTTCTGGGGGAATTTTTGGCGTGCAGATTGTCGTCTGGCTAACTCTCAAGGATTAAATGACTACCCCACTGTTTGCGCCGTTGTACCTGCCAGAAATGAGGTCGAAGTAATAGCAGCTAGTTTAACTTCTTTATTAAATCAAGATTACGCTGGTCAGTTTTCTGTTGTCTTAGTGGATGACAATAGTGGCGATCGCACTACCGAAATTGCTCTTTCCACTGCCACTCAACTAGGTAAAAGCGATCGCCTAACAGTAATTGCTGGCAAGCCTCTGGTTACAGGTTGGAAAGGTAAACTCTGGGCAATGCACCAGGGAATTGAATCTGTCTCCACTCCAGCTAATACGCCCGATTATTGGCTGTTTACCGACGCAGACATTCAACACGACTTGCATAATTTGACTCAGCTAGTGACTAAGGCAGAAACAGAAGATTTAGATCTAGTTTCTTTAATGGTTTTGCTGCGCTGTCAGAGTTTTTGGGAAAAATTATTAATTCCCGCCTTTGTCTTCTTTTTTCAAAAGCTTTATCCTTTTGCCTGGGTTAACGATCCCAAGCGATCGATGGCTGCTGCGGCGGGAGGCTGCGTTTTAATTAGTAACGAAGCTTTAACTAAAATTGGTGGTATTGCTAGCATTAAAGATGCGCTCATTGATGACTGTAGCCTGGCTCAAGCTGTAAAATCTACTGGTAAAAATATTTACTTGGGCTTGAGTGAAACTACTATTAGCCTACGTGGGTACGATAATCTCAAAGTAATTTGGGATACTATTGCCCGCACTGCCTATACTCAGCTAAATTATTCTCCTCTACTATTAGCAGGTACTGTAATCGGCATGGTGATAATTTATTTAATTGCCCCGATTAGTATGGCTTGGGGACTAGTCACCAGTAACTGGCTAGGATTTAGCATCTCCACTGTTACCTGGTTGTTAATGATCTGGGCTTATTTACCAACTATCAAACTCTATCAAATATCTCCAGCTTGGGCGGGGTTATTACCAGCGATCGCTTTTCTGTATACTCTGATGACCATTGATTCTGCACTTAAATACTATCAAGGTCAGGGTGGAGCTTGGAAAGGAAGAACTTATGATTGA